One genomic segment of Pandoraea sputorum includes these proteins:
- a CDS encoding PepSY domain-containing protein translates to MMKRLWFQLHWFFGITAGLVLAVVGLTGALLSYYEELTRAFSPGVMTVAERDTAPLPVPDLVARVHEAVPDRRILLMTVMRNPEDAVGVRLSIGDGTRGETYFVDPYTGQMLGRSQADVVFRFIMDIHRFLTVDGIGKQITGAATLLLFLLAASGLYLRWPRRIGNWRAWFHIDFKKQGRPFLWNLHAVIGTVVLVPYLVSATTGLYWSYDWWRGMLFSMAGVEQPVRNKQPEKPKMAKQGDANTKGERKKALPDLASTSADDMSTVWDSFVARVPDYTKVYLRPSQKAGGPLQMTWLDKSVPHERAFSRMDIEPASGTIRNEERYAQKTTGGQLMTSIYALHRGSFFGPVGIVVMMLSSLMMPVFFVTGWMLYLDRRKKKRALAAARPAQGADGAKGAKGTNGVTAPSSGGSFADEGVLIGYASQSGVAEGLAWQTAGMLQGAGVPAQIQPLARIGQAQLGAAKRALFIVSTFGDGEPPDSARRFSQQLMNQALALPKLRFAMLSLGDSHYDTFCGFGRKLDGWLRAQGGVAAFEPIEVDRGDPGAWASWQERLGEWLGRPLVATKADDGPRFAPWALAEREVLNPGSTGLPAYHLAFTPPQGAQWVAGDLVEVLPRHTAARIDAFLAGSVWASDVRVSVAGREALLGEVLRERVLPDAAPPAGVDLQDWLERLAPLPEREYSIASTQDEGKLMLLVRQTRNPDGSLGLGSGWLTHGMALGDSVLMRVRSNPGFHGPADAKGMILIGNGTGLAGLRAHLSARIAKGQVRNWLIFGERQASHDAFHDATLREWQVQGGIARLDRVYSRDQAERIYVQDHVRQSAQEIAKWVADGASIYVCGSLAGMAPAVDAALAEAIGANALLDLSAQGRYRRDIY, encoded by the coding sequence ATGATGAAAAGACTGTGGTTTCAACTGCACTGGTTCTTCGGCATTACGGCCGGTCTGGTGCTGGCGGTGGTTGGCCTGACCGGCGCACTGCTTTCCTATTACGAAGAACTCACCCGTGCATTCAGTCCGGGTGTCATGACCGTGGCGGAGCGCGACACGGCACCTTTGCCGGTGCCCGACCTGGTCGCGCGCGTGCATGAGGCCGTCCCCGATCGCCGCATTTTGTTGATGACGGTCATGCGCAATCCCGAGGACGCGGTTGGTGTGCGGCTCTCTATCGGTGACGGCACACGCGGCGAGACCTATTTCGTCGACCCGTACACCGGACAGATGCTGGGCCGCTCGCAGGCCGACGTCGTTTTCCGCTTCATCATGGACATCCACCGTTTCCTGACGGTGGACGGCATCGGCAAGCAGATCACGGGCGCGGCAACGCTGCTGCTGTTCCTGCTCGCGGCGAGCGGTTTGTACCTGCGCTGGCCGCGCCGGATCGGCAACTGGCGCGCATGGTTTCACATCGATTTCAAGAAGCAGGGACGCCCGTTCCTGTGGAATCTCCACGCTGTGATCGGCACGGTCGTGCTGGTGCCGTATCTCGTGTCGGCGACGACGGGCCTGTATTGGTCGTACGACTGGTGGCGCGGCATGCTCTTCTCGATGGCTGGCGTTGAACAGCCGGTACGCAACAAGCAGCCCGAGAAGCCGAAGATGGCGAAGCAGGGTGATGCGAATACCAAGGGCGAGCGCAAGAAGGCGCTGCCCGATCTGGCGTCGACCTCTGCAGACGACATGAGCACCGTGTGGGACAGCTTCGTCGCGCGCGTGCCCGATTACACGAAGGTCTATCTGCGCCCGTCGCAAAAGGCAGGTGGGCCGCTGCAGATGACGTGGCTCGACAAGTCTGTGCCGCATGAGCGTGCGTTCAGTCGCATGGATATCGAGCCGGCGTCCGGCACGATTCGCAACGAGGAGCGTTACGCGCAGAAGACGACCGGCGGCCAGTTGATGACGAGCATCTACGCGCTGCACCGTGGCAGTTTCTTCGGGCCCGTGGGCATCGTCGTCATGATGCTGTCGAGTCTGATGATGCCGGTGTTCTTCGTCACGGGCTGGATGCTCTATCTCGACCGGCGCAAGAAGAAGCGTGCGTTGGCGGCGGCGCGCCCGGCGCAGGGTGCCGATGGTGCGAAGGGTGCGAAGGGCACGAATGGCGTGACGGCACCGTCGAGCGGTGGTTCGTTCGCCGACGAAGGGGTGCTGATCGGATACGCAAGCCAGAGCGGCGTGGCCGAGGGGCTTGCCTGGCAGACGGCCGGTATGTTGCAGGGGGCGGGCGTGCCCGCACAGATTCAGCCGCTCGCGCGCATCGGACAGGCGCAGCTCGGCGCGGCCAAACGCGCGTTGTTCATCGTCAGCACGTTCGGTGACGGCGAGCCACCCGACAGCGCACGTCGTTTCTCCCAACAACTGATGAATCAGGCGCTGGCGCTGCCCAAGCTGCGCTTTGCCATGCTCTCGCTGGGCGATAGTCATTACGACACCTTCTGCGGTTTCGGCCGCAAGCTCGACGGCTGGCTGCGGGCGCAGGGCGGTGTGGCGGCATTCGAGCCGATCGAAGTCGACCGTGGCGATCCGGGCGCCTGGGCAAGCTGGCAGGAACGTCTGGGCGAATGGCTCGGTCGTCCGCTGGTTGCCACGAAGGCCGACGACGGTCCGCGCTTCGCGCCTTGGGCGCTTGCCGAGCGCGAAGTGCTCAATCCGGGCAGCACCGGTTTGCCTGCCTATCATCTCGCGTTCACGCCGCCGCAAGGCGCGCAGTGGGTCGCGGGCGACTTGGTCGAGGTGCTGCCGCGCCATACGGCCGCGCGCATCGACGCGTTCCTCGCGGGCAGCGTGTGGGCGTCGGATGTGCGCGTGAGCGTGGCCGGTCGCGAGGCGTTGCTGGGGGAGGTGTTGCGTGAGCGCGTGCTGCCGGACGCTGCACCGCCTGCTGGCGTCGACTTGCAGGATTGGCTCGAACGTCTGGCACCGTTGCCCGAGCGGGAGTATTCGATTGCATCGACGCAGGACGAGGGCAAGCTGATGCTGCTCGTGCGCCAGACGCGCAATCCCGATGGCTCGCTGGGCTTGGGCTCGGGCTGGCTGACGCACGGCATGGCGCTGGGCGATAGCGTATTGATGCGCGTGCGTTCGAATCCCGGCTTCCACGGTCCGGCTGACGCAAAGGGCATGATCTTGATTGGTAACGGCACCGGGCTGGCCGGGCTGCGCGCCCATCTCTCGGCGCGCATCGCAAAGGGGCAGGTTCGCAACTGGCTGATCTTCGGCGAGCGGCAGGCGAGTCACGATGCTTTCCACGACGCGACGTTGCGCGAGTGGCAGGTGCAAGGCGGTATCGCTCGTCTGGATCGGGTCTATTCGCGTGATCAGGCTGAGCGGATCTACGTGCAGGATCACGTCCGCCAGTCGGCGCAAGAGATTGCGAAATGGGTGGCCGATGGTGCGTCGATTTACGTCTGCGGCAGTCTTGCGGGCATGGCCCCTGCGGTCGATGCGGCATTGGCCGAGGCCATCGGCGCAAATGCTCTGCTGGACCTCTCGGCACAGGGACGCTACCGCCGCGACATCTATTAG
- a CDS encoding acylphosphatase, which produces MTTTWQIVVHGLVQGVGYRAACVVEARRLGLVGWVRNRRDGTVEAIAQGEAAQLLALCEWMREGPRGAQVSSCDVDKAWVAESPLKGFEQRASI; this is translated from the coding sequence ATGACGACAACGTGGCAAATCGTGGTGCACGGGCTGGTGCAGGGCGTGGGGTACCGCGCCGCGTGCGTGGTCGAGGCGCGCAGGCTCGGTCTGGTGGGATGGGTGCGAAATCGTCGCGACGGTACGGTGGAGGCCATCGCACAAGGCGAGGCTGCGCAGTTGCTGGCGCTGTGCGAATGGATGCGTGAGGGGCCGCGAGGGGCGCAGGTGTCGTCGTGTGACGTCGACAAGGCGTGGGTAGCAGAGTCGCCGCTCAAAGGTTTCGAGCAGCGCGCCAGCATCTGA
- a CDS encoding methyl-accepting chemotaxis protein, with translation MYKNITIRASLTLVLGLLGALLVLASVLGLWALGSSNDSLSKMATEDTPALAELKGTGEQILRTRLSMATYASYVSLGANPEESDKVLKRGTQYIATSDALWNDYLKRPKEDAHEAELAKAADEKRKAFFDKVITPALNALKQGDVAGFHQIQARVAPAAYNGVDTLMRELQDIQVARQKARYDAAQQRYNVMRIAMGATLVIALLLALWGRAMLARAVLRPIREVIAYFERMAAGDLSQRIEQRTRNEMGQLFGALGRMRDGLASTVGTVRESTEAIHGSAREIADGNADLSRRTESQASSLEQTAASMEELTAVVKQNAENARAASQLAVTASETASRGGDVVQEVVTTMRDIAEASQKVSDILTVIDGIAFQTNILALNAAVEAARAGEQGRGFAVVAGEVRTLAQRSASAAKEIKGLIEASGNRVEVGTRLVERAGSTMAEVVQSVKRVTDIMGEISAASVEQSSGIEQVNMAVTQMDEMTQQNAALVEEASAAAAALETQAARLRESVALFRLSSHEASHAQTHSTSGTASTGAPGALALAA, from the coding sequence ATGTATAAGAACATTACGATTCGGGCCAGCCTGACACTGGTCCTAGGTTTGCTTGGTGCACTTCTCGTCCTCGCCAGCGTGCTGGGCCTCTGGGCGCTCGGCTCCAGCAACGACTCCCTGAGCAAGATGGCCACGGAAGACACCCCCGCCCTGGCCGAACTCAAGGGAACCGGCGAGCAAATCCTCCGGACCCGCCTGTCGATGGCGACCTATGCGTCGTACGTCAGCCTCGGGGCCAATCCCGAAGAATCGGACAAAGTCCTCAAACGAGGCACCCAGTACATCGCCACTTCCGACGCCCTCTGGAACGATTATCTGAAACGTCCCAAAGAAGATGCGCACGAAGCGGAGTTGGCCAAGGCGGCCGACGAAAAGCGCAAGGCCTTTTTCGATAAGGTAATCACGCCCGCGCTCAACGCGCTCAAGCAAGGCGATGTCGCAGGCTTCCATCAGATTCAGGCACGCGTCGCCCCGGCCGCATACAACGGTGTCGATACGCTCATGCGCGAGCTTCAGGACATTCAGGTGGCGCGTCAGAAGGCGCGCTACGACGCCGCTCAGCAGCGATACAACGTCATGCGCATCGCCATGGGCGCCACGCTCGTCATCGCGCTACTGCTTGCCCTCTGGGGCCGCGCCATGCTGGCGCGCGCCGTCCTGCGCCCGATTCGCGAGGTCATTGCGTACTTCGAGCGGATGGCCGCCGGCGATCTGAGCCAGCGCATCGAGCAACGCACGCGCAACGAGATGGGCCAGCTCTTCGGCGCGCTCGGCCGCATGCGCGATGGGCTGGCCAGCACGGTGGGCACGGTGCGCGAGAGCACGGAAGCCATTCACGGCAGCGCCCGTGAGATCGCCGATGGCAATGCCGATCTGTCTCGCCGCACGGAATCGCAGGCATCGTCGCTGGAGCAAACGGCCGCGAGCATGGAAGAACTGACGGCCGTTGTGAAACAGAACGCCGAGAACGCTCGCGCGGCCAGCCAGTTGGCCGTGACGGCCTCGGAAACCGCTTCGCGCGGTGGCGACGTCGTTCAGGAAGTCGTGACGACGATGCGCGATATCGCCGAAGCCTCGCAAAAAGTCTCGGACATTCTCACGGTCATCGACGGCATCGCCTTCCAGACGAACATCCTGGCGCTGAACGCGGCCGTCGAAGCGGCACGTGCGGGCGAACAGGGCCGCGGCTTTGCCGTGGTCGCAGGCGAAGTGCGCACGCTGGCGCAGCGCAGCGCGTCGGCCGCCAAGGAGATCAAAGGATTGATCGAAGCGTCGGGCAATCGTGTCGAGGTCGGGACGCGTCTGGTCGAGCGCGCCGGTTCGACGATGGCGGAGGTCGTGCAGTCCGTCAAACGTGTAACCGACATCATGGGCGAGATCTCCGCGGCCAGCGTGGAGCAGTCGAGCGGCATCGAGCAGGTCAACATGGCTGTCACGCAGATGGACGAGATGACGCAGCAGAACGCGGCGCTCGTCGAAGAAGCCTCGGCCGCGGCGGCTGCGCTCGAAACGCAGGCCGCCCGCCTACGCGAGTCGGTGGCGCTGTTCCGACTGTCGTCGCACGAAGCCAGCCACGCGCAGACACACAGCACGAGTGGCACGGCGTCGACCGGCGCACCGGGCGCGCTGGCGCTCGCCGCCTGA